One window from the genome of Leptospira broomii serovar Hurstbridge str. 5399 encodes:
- a CDS encoding TonB-dependent receptor — MKSEKLHSGKLIFLALFLSPWTGLLALDVNLKGTVKDPTGKPIQGARVVLSENNVSIKTGADGNFEFQHLTQGSYSVTAIAPYYQPNTIRVDVGGTDQTIEFTLKPTFLESQAINVTTKSTASDFLSTPQPTTVVEGRQLQRLRGQNVMSTLDNTPGVANLSTGAGAAKPVIRGLTGQRVLVMTDGVRQEEQQFGDDHTVEVDSFSIDRLEVVRGPASVLYGSDALGGVVNIIRSKAPTAKDNAPILAGNISSNSFTNNRQDAGSISLYGYDKNLNVGYRVHTDERKASGIRTPNGKLPNTGMNEKNISASIGTDGSWGNAYIDSFQRTQEQDLYDNPVDNPQGKGLQKLSHQKTHIHSFFILPLINIELDAGYQRNNRREIPDKNRYAPIYSDLTGSSLTQFQKAFEIYQVNANNFKQGLNLFLDTTTFDAKVHHKEWKGLKGTIGFQGMNQKNATIGTNPLVPGDQLNNVGFFFLEQWRVGDFTFSIGGRHDKRSISVNTNPALNVVQQTRNFDANTGTLGALWKFAKDFSLALNAGRGFRAPTEFELFADGVHEGTGKFELGKNTLRPETSLNYDTTLRYATDRLQLELSAFQNNINNYIYSVSTGAFDPISGFGIYNYRQDKAQLTGGEFSFQYQTTSWLVLSGGIDLLQGNVTKKPDPSILLNLGGIDFRSILFDLENKNLPNMTPNRARFGTKFTTNKMFGLENPYFSVNGNFVQPQYRVGVLQTPSHGYNLYDLGFGAAIPGLSNGTDSATFDVGVQNLFNTKYVNPLSRYATYALNPGINITFKVDIPFTLISDSK, encoded by the coding sequence ATGAAATCTGAAAAATTACATAGCGGTAAACTTATTTTTCTTGCGCTTTTTTTAAGTCCTTGGACGGGACTTTTGGCTCTTGATGTAAACTTAAAAGGAACAGTCAAAGATCCGACAGGAAAACCGATCCAAGGCGCAAGGGTAGTACTAAGTGAAAATAATGTTTCAATAAAAACTGGAGCAGACGGTAACTTTGAATTCCAGCACTTGACCCAAGGATCGTATTCCGTAACTGCAATCGCACCCTACTATCAACCGAATACGATTCGAGTAGATGTGGGGGGAACGGACCAGACGATCGAATTTACTTTAAAGCCGACTTTCTTAGAAAGTCAAGCGATCAACGTAACGACTAAATCGACCGCTTCCGATTTCCTTTCGACTCCCCAGCCGACTACCGTGGTGGAAGGAAGACAACTTCAAAGATTAAGAGGGCAAAACGTAATGTCGACGTTGGATAATACTCCCGGAGTTGCCAATCTATCTACCGGAGCGGGGGCTGCAAAACCGGTCATCCGCGGATTAACCGGGCAACGGGTCTTGGTGATGACCGACGGAGTCAGACAGGAAGAGCAGCAGTTCGGAGACGATCATACTGTAGAAGTCGACTCGTTCAGTATCGACAGGCTCGAAGTTGTGCGAGGCCCCGCGTCGGTCCTCTATGGTTCGGATGCGTTAGGCGGTGTTGTGAATATTATCCGTTCCAAGGCGCCGACCGCAAAGGACAACGCACCAATACTCGCGGGTAATATATCCTCCAACAGTTTTACGAATAACCGCCAAGACGCAGGTTCAATCTCCTTATATGGCTACGACAAGAATTTGAACGTAGGTTATCGGGTGCATACGGATGAAAGAAAAGCATCAGGTATCCGGACTCCAAACGGAAAATTACCGAATACTGGGATGAACGAAAAAAATATCAGCGCCTCCATCGGGACAGACGGCTCCTGGGGAAATGCATACATTGACAGTTTTCAACGGACTCAAGAACAGGATCTATATGATAACCCGGTGGACAATCCGCAAGGAAAAGGATTACAGAAACTATCGCATCAAAAGACTCACATTCATTCTTTCTTTATACTTCCTTTGATAAACATAGAACTCGACGCGGGCTATCAACGAAATAATCGAAGAGAAATCCCGGATAAGAACCGATACGCCCCGATTTACAGCGACCTTACCGGCAGTTCTCTTACTCAGTTTCAAAAAGCGTTCGAAATATACCAGGTAAATGCGAATAACTTCAAACAGGGCTTAAATCTCTTTTTGGATACGACTACCTTTGACGCGAAGGTTCATCATAAGGAATGGAAAGGATTAAAAGGCACGATCGGCTTCCAAGGAATGAATCAGAAGAACGCTACGATCGGAACGAATCCTTTGGTTCCGGGGGATCAACTAAATAACGTCGGATTTTTCTTTCTTGAACAATGGAGAGTCGGTGATTTTACCTTTTCTATCGGAGGACGTCACGATAAACGATCAATCAGCGTGAATACGAATCCCGCATTGAATGTCGTTCAACAAACACGAAACTTTGATGCAAACACCGGTACCTTAGGCGCTCTCTGGAAGTTTGCCAAGGATTTTTCGTTGGCATTAAATGCGGGCAGAGGATTTAGAGCTCCTACGGAATTTGAACTATTCGCCGATGGAGTTCACGAAGGGACAGGCAAGTTCGAGTTAGGTAAAAACACTCTTCGGCCGGAAACATCTCTGAATTATGATACTACTCTTAGATATGCGACGGATCGCCTACAATTAGAACTCAGCGCTTTCCAAAACAATATTAATAATTACATCTATTCCGTAAGTACCGGCGCCTTTGACCCAATCTCCGGATTCGGAATCTACAATTATCGACAAGATAAGGCTCAGTTGACGGGGGGAGAATTCAGTTTTCAATACCAGACGACTTCTTGGCTCGTTTTAAGCGGTGGGATCGATTTACTTCAAGGAAACGTAACTAAGAAACCCGACCCTTCCATACTATTGAATCTAGGCGGTATCGACTTCCGATCGATCCTGTTCGACCTGGAAAATAAAAATTTACCGAACATGACTCCCAACCGGGCGAGATTCGGCACCAAGTTTACGACTAATAAAATGTTCGGTTTAGAGAATCCTTATTTTTCGGTAAACGGTAACTTCGTTCAACCCCAGTATCGGGTCGGCGTACTCCAAACCCCGTCCCACGGTTATAATCTTTATGATCTGGGCTTCGGAGCCGCAATACCCGGATTATCCAACGGAACGGATTCGGCGACATTCGACGTCGGAGTCCAGAATTTATTCAATACTAAGTATGTGAATCCGCTCAGCAGATACGCTACTTACGCGTTAAATCCCGGAATTAATATCACTTTCAAAGTCGATATACCGTTTACATTAATATCAGATTCAAAATGA
- a CDS encoding tetratricopeptide repeat protein, translated as MRTLIKYKFLFPNLLVILTILLLPSASHIFAKETIEWIKQGESSLKNRNYADAYDAFREAVQKNPQSVRSHLGLSEAALRLHKEKEALRSLNKVLELEPKNKMAVKTKAVTLSKLGQYEEASAVIRPFLDEDRYDIDLFPVLVEVQLAQGNIEKATFELNSALSRMPKNREIRMLEARVAALGGNFSKAQALRNQLESETSDDPSVFLESGKFLLLWSEKLSGNRRDSKIQESAEKLERAIALYPDEEEALRLLAKTRIYAGRYADAEEFLNRLLVLFPSSTEYLYLRSFARLKKDPSSKEGRADLERLLTLDDLDPFIRERAETLCLENLPEGNNTRRTLGEYRLQRFRANRNSFLYDLAWVHLMRARELLPNRPEILVLVLEEYKRRGLFPQYFNLLLTLREKFPDNKKYGYAIENNLENFKKSLSYREGLINIGEFGIEEDYGRTPPELLIFDLETEDFLSKHPDAPVIAGKAIRTFLSKDPRIRAVDLDSRRKKEGLDQEPYSGAIIKTEKNFSQIKNVKGESLRFVASGKLSFKNGALRMEWNLRDHKEEKNLGTFRIYAKGRDALSEATLRSRDKLLSLIPAMGRVHRVKEDSIIINAGLVDGIAKGTVLYLYNSSAKVGEAVVQEADLYTSKAIPKNTDEVLRTLAVGNRAYWHRVKEVGSE; from the coding sequence ATGAGAACTTTAATAAAATATAAATTTCTTTTTCCTAATTTACTCGTCATCTTAACGATTCTACTATTACCGTCGGCTTCGCACATCTTTGCCAAAGAAACGATAGAATGGATTAAGCAAGGTGAATCCTCCTTAAAAAATCGAAACTATGCGGATGCATATGACGCGTTTAGGGAAGCAGTACAAAAAAATCCTCAATCGGTCAGATCTCACCTCGGTCTTTCCGAGGCAGCATTACGACTTCATAAAGAAAAGGAAGCGTTGCGCTCCTTAAATAAAGTCTTAGAATTAGAACCGAAAAACAAAATGGCCGTCAAAACTAAGGCGGTGACACTGTCAAAACTCGGACAATATGAGGAAGCTTCGGCGGTGATTCGGCCGTTTCTGGACGAGGATCGATACGATATAGATTTATTTCCGGTACTGGTGGAAGTTCAATTAGCGCAAGGTAATATTGAAAAAGCGACCTTCGAATTGAATTCCGCATTATCCAGGATGCCGAAAAATCGGGAAATCAGAATGTTGGAGGCTAGAGTTGCGGCGCTTGGAGGTAATTTTTCGAAAGCCCAGGCATTGCGAAATCAATTAGAATCGGAAACTTCCGACGATCCGAGCGTATTTTTGGAGTCCGGAAAGTTTTTACTTCTTTGGTCGGAAAAACTCTCGGGAAATCGAAGGGATTCCAAAATTCAGGAATCCGCTGAAAAACTGGAACGGGCAATTGCACTTTACCCGGATGAAGAAGAAGCGCTTAGATTGCTTGCTAAAACGAGAATCTATGCGGGACGGTATGCGGATGCAGAAGAATTTCTGAATCGATTGCTGGTTCTCTTTCCCTCCTCAACCGAGTATTTATATTTAAGATCGTTTGCACGTCTTAAAAAGGATCCTAGTTCGAAAGAAGGTCGTGCCGACCTTGAACGCCTACTTACTCTTGACGATTTGGACCCTTTCATACGAGAGCGGGCTGAAACATTATGTTTGGAAAATCTTCCGGAAGGAAACAATACTCGTAGAACTTTAGGTGAATATAGATTGCAGCGTTTTCGTGCAAATCGAAATAGCTTCTTATATGATCTAGCTTGGGTCCATCTGATGCGGGCGCGAGAATTGCTACCGAACCGACCGGAAATTCTCGTACTTGTCCTGGAAGAATATAAAAGAAGAGGTTTATTCCCTCAGTATTTTAACCTTCTCTTAACACTAAGGGAAAAGTTCCCCGACAATAAGAAATACGGTTACGCAATCGAGAATAATCTGGAGAATTTTAAGAAATCATTAAGCTATCGGGAAGGCTTAATCAACATAGGAGAATTCGGTATCGAAGAAGACTATGGTAGAACCCCTCCGGAGCTTTTAATCTTCGATCTTGAGACGGAGGATTTTTTATCCAAACACCCGGATGCACCTGTAATCGCCGGAAAAGCAATTCGAACTTTCCTTTCCAAAGATCCTCGAATCAGAGCCGTAGATCTGGACTCGCGTCGAAAGAAGGAAGGACTCGACCAAGAACCGTACTCCGGGGCAATCATAAAAACCGAAAAAAACTTTTCCCAAATTAAAAACGTAAAGGGAGAATCGCTTCGATTCGTAGCTAGCGGAAAACTCTCCTTTAAAAACGGCGCTCTAAGAATGGAATGGAACTTAAGAGACCATAAAGAGGAAAAAAATCTAGGAACGTTTCGAATCTATGCAAAAGGTCGGGACGCTCTCTCCGAAGCAACCCTACGAAGCCGAGACAAACTTCTATCCTTAATACCTGCCATGGGTCGAGTACACCGAGTTAAAGAAGATTCGATCATTATCAACGCCGGACTAGTGGACGGAATCGCCAAAGGCACGGTTTTATATTTATATAACTCTTCCGCTAAGGTCGGGGAAGCCGTCGTACAGGAAGCGGATCTTTATACCTCTAAAGCGATTCCAAAGAATACCGACGAGGTCTTGCGAACCCTTGCCGTCGGAAACAGAGCGTATTGGCATCGAGTGAAAGAAGTCGGTAGTGAATGA
- a CDS encoding tetratricopeptide repeat protein, with product MGRKLSPRIFLLFLLAASSVGPLQPESLPFFSLKEKEARTFFKRGLAYYNKGEFAAARENFLKSLSLKPDFPHAKFFLSETYYLSGDWQESLAELEQLESSGKLNLIRKSRLDALRFQLGGSNRKDTLEYYKSVNGDDLRRFRFRNPTDVAVDEEGYLYVTSFETANIVKFDANGNPVDNFKGSLGRNLQGPTAIAVRGKSIFVADYAGDTIYEFNTHGDYVNRFGNTGKQPGYFHGPSGIFLTREGYLFVSDMGNDRIQKVAKDGSFLQEIGKGILRQPAGLKINSKGEIFVADKGNRRIVVFDKEGNYLKEITHPALKKPRNLTIRENKIYVADEAAGLFIYDSISKNWSNFESFRDSKNNVRNFDQAFGIGFDYTGTMFVTDFNRHRLDIFSPKGQLASNLDLLVERVISSNYPDISLVVQARDRHGAAVKAIPRNSFRVYEMDNLSPLIGLTNMQKYNNRVTVSIVAENSKQIAESYPLIEKALKPFLSEIRSEDKIQLLRSGKDTQVAYSFGKSMYDIFRAIRAFIPEEESQIGKSLQRGITDLLDSVGPRAVLAVVSGKDLKAGFTQFSPTKIIRFAVAHDIPIFFLCLGEEGESVQIYKEIAEKSGGKFLMIPGGGAEKSLRNWVESKKDRRYLLSFKSRIDSSGGEVYIPVVVEAVFRNSNGKAETGFFSP from the coding sequence ATGGGGAGAAAACTATCACCAAGAATCTTTCTGCTATTCCTATTAGCGGCCAGCTCAGTAGGCCCTCTCCAACCTGAGTCTTTACCCTTCTTTAGCTTGAAGGAAAAGGAAGCGCGAACCTTTTTTAAGCGCGGACTGGCATATTACAATAAGGGAGAGTTCGCGGCTGCTCGCGAAAACTTTCTGAAATCCCTTTCCCTGAAACCCGACTTTCCACACGCAAAATTCTTTCTATCGGAAACATATTACCTAAGCGGAGACTGGCAGGAAAGTTTAGCGGAATTAGAGCAATTAGAATCTTCGGGCAAGCTGAATCTAATTCGAAAAAGCAGATTAGATGCCCTCAGATTTCAATTAGGCGGAAGCAACCGAAAAGACACTTTAGAATATTATAAATCTGTAAATGGAGACGACCTCAGAAGGTTTCGATTCCGCAACCCGACGGACGTTGCGGTGGATGAGGAAGGATATTTATACGTTACGAGTTTCGAAACCGCAAATATAGTAAAATTCGACGCAAACGGAAACCCTGTCGATAATTTCAAAGGTTCCTTAGGCCGTAATCTTCAGGGGCCCACTGCCATCGCCGTACGGGGAAAATCGATATTCGTAGCTGACTATGCCGGCGATACGATATACGAATTCAACACGCATGGCGACTACGTTAACCGATTCGGCAATACCGGAAAACAACCTGGCTATTTCCATGGACCTTCTGGAATTTTTCTTACAAGAGAGGGGTATCTATTCGTTTCGGATATGGGAAACGATCGAATTCAAAAAGTTGCAAAGGATGGAAGCTTTCTTCAAGAAATCGGAAAGGGTATTTTAAGACAACCCGCCGGTCTCAAGATCAATTCAAAAGGCGAGATCTTTGTAGCCGATAAAGGTAACCGAAGGATCGTCGTTTTCGATAAGGAGGGAAATTATCTAAAGGAGATAACTCATCCGGCTCTAAAAAAACCCCGCAATTTAACGATCCGCGAAAATAAAATTTACGTAGCGGACGAAGCTGCGGGTCTATTTATCTATGATTCGATTTCAAAAAATTGGTCCAATTTCGAAAGTTTTCGGGATTCGAAAAATAACGTTAGAAATTTCGACCAAGCTTTTGGAATCGGTTTCGATTATACCGGAACGATGTTTGTGACCGATTTCAATAGACATAGATTGGATATTTTCTCCCCGAAGGGCCAACTCGCTTCCAACTTAGATCTGTTAGTCGAACGAGTGATCAGTTCCAACTATCCCGATATTTCTTTAGTCGTGCAAGCTCGAGACCGCCACGGCGCTGCGGTAAAAGCCATACCGCGCAATTCGTTCCGGGTTTACGAAATGGATAACCTTTCGCCGCTAATCGGACTTACGAATATGCAAAAATACAATAATCGAGTAACAGTCTCGATAGTGGCGGAAAATTCCAAACAAATCGCCGAGTCGTACCCGCTGATTGAAAAAGCGCTAAAACCATTTCTATCCGAAATCCGATCCGAAGATAAGATTCAGCTTTTGAGATCAGGAAAAGATACTCAGGTCGCTTATTCTTTCGGAAAAAGCATGTACGATATTTTTCGCGCAATCAGAGCCTTTATACCGGAGGAAGAATCACAAATCGGCAAATCGTTGCAAAGAGGAATTACCGATCTGCTGGACAGCGTAGGTCCTCGCGCGGTCTTAGCGGTCGTTTCCGGCAAGGACCTGAAAGCGGGGTTTACCCAATTTTCCCCTACAAAAATTATCCGTTTTGCAGTAGCTCATGATATTCCTATCTTCTTTCTTTGTTTGGGAGAAGAAGGAGAATCGGTCCAAATATACAAGGAAATTGCTGAAAAGTCCGGAGGAAAATTCTTGATGATCCCCGGAGGAGGCGCCGAAAAAAGTTTGCGGAATTGGGTGGAATCCAAAAAAGATCGACGATATTTGCTTTCATTCAAAAGCCGGATCGACTCGTCCGGCGGAGAGGTATATATCCCCGTCGTCGTCGAAGCAGTATTCAGAAACTCGAACGGAAAAGCGGAAACCGGATTCTTTAGTCCATGA
- a CDS encoding histone deacetylase family protein, with translation MNFGYAYEDIFLQHDTGEYHPERPERLEAIMNRLIKTSYFKNLTHISPEKLPEELILSAHNRTYQERFVAIEGKRGGFDGDTPFSPKSFEAALLAAGSGVSLAKQILSEDLDSGIALIRPPGHHAETGRAMGFCLLNNIAITAHYLLNRNIRRVYILDWDVHHGNGTQEIFYDSDKVFFTSLHQYPFYPGSGSAREIGSGQGLGFTLNIPLPGSSSNSDYLQAFQEKVIPSILEFEPEFLLISAGFDAHKQDPLGGMSLSTNAFSEFTRLAKEAASQSGSKIISFLEGGYDLQALAESVEAHIAVLAS, from the coding sequence ATGAATTTTGGATACGCATACGAAGATATTTTCCTCCAGCACGATACCGGAGAGTATCACCCCGAACGACCGGAAAGATTAGAAGCCATAATGAATCGATTGATTAAAACTTCTTACTTTAAAAACCTTACACATATTTCTCCCGAAAAACTACCGGAAGAACTGATTCTATCGGCTCATAATAGGACTTATCAAGAACGATTCGTAGCCATCGAAGGAAAGAGAGGGGGTTTTGATGGTGATACCCCCTTCTCTCCAAAAAGTTTTGAAGCCGCTCTCCTGGCTGCAGGTAGCGGAGTGTCACTGGCAAAACAAATTCTGTCGGAAGACTTGGATTCAGGAATCGCTTTAATTCGCCCGCCTGGCCATCATGCCGAAACAGGCCGAGCAATGGGTTTTTGCTTGCTCAATAATATTGCCATTACTGCACATTATCTTCTGAATCGGAATATTCGAAGAGTGTATATCTTGGATTGGGACGTGCATCACGGGAATGGAACCCAGGAAATTTTTTACGATTCCGATAAAGTCTTTTTTACCTCGCTCCACCAATACCCTTTCTATCCGGGTTCCGGATCCGCAAGAGAGATCGGTTCCGGGCAAGGGCTAGGTTTTACGCTTAATATTCCTCTACCCGGTAGCTCTTCGAATTCGGATTACCTACAGGCATTTCAGGAAAAGGTAATCCCCTCAATTCTTGAATTCGAGCCGGAATTCCTATTGATTTCGGCGGGCTTTGACGCTCATAAACAAGATCCTCTCGGAGGTATGTCACTTTCTACGAATGCATTTTCCGAATTTACTCGGTTGGCGAAGGAAGCTGCATCCCAATCCGGTTCAAAGATAATCTCTTTTCTAGAAGGCGGCTATGACCTCCAGGCGCTGGCAGAAAGCGTCGAAGCTCATATAGCCGTATTAGCAAGTTAA
- a CDS encoding putative glycoside hydrolase: MRKSFSVLLLFILISCPLCAEFTLPFPENSRIKNGPGRVLREKSAEPIRSQNRAIEKEKPITSKIMDKDATIEASLTSSEPKVLRKPRVLRRNGENSIHPPKFYRGIYIHNSLISNKSNRKKLENVLSEAAEAGVNVLVIDLQSATPPAEEIRRIKELGFYPIGRLVNFDGGLKTEFPTQARLNSILSYVGKACAAGFPEIQLDYIRYADDPEIKVSIKKKYQNIGSIIGKIRSEANKCDDLPYLGADIFGRIPFNKDDLIGQKVEVFSQLVDVLYPMLYPSHFYGQPERISNPYKTIYDGLTNAKKRALPETRVVGYIQGFTMKIAHSKKTLKDYVKAQIEASVDSKSDGFVVWNAWSDYRETFKAIRESVKDGKLDISE; encoded by the coding sequence TTGCGCAAATCGTTTTCTGTTCTTCTTTTATTCATTTTAATCTCGTGTCCATTATGCGCTGAGTTTACTTTACCGTTTCCGGAAAATTCAAGGATCAAGAATGGACCGGGCCGAGTTCTTCGGGAAAAAAGCGCAGAACCTATCCGATCTCAAAATCGGGCTATCGAAAAGGAAAAACCGATCACCTCGAAGATAATGGATAAGGATGCAACGATTGAAGCTAGTCTCACTTCCTCGGAACCTAAGGTTCTGCGAAAGCCAAGAGTCCTAAGACGAAACGGTGAGAACAGCATCCATCCACCTAAGTTTTATCGAGGGATTTATATTCATAATTCTCTCATATCGAATAAATCCAATCGAAAGAAATTGGAAAATGTCTTATCGGAAGCCGCCGAAGCCGGCGTGAATGTCCTCGTCATCGACCTTCAATCCGCGACTCCGCCTGCGGAAGAAATTCGACGAATTAAAGAGCTTGGATTCTACCCGATCGGTCGCTTAGTAAACTTCGACGGGGGATTAAAAACTGAGTTTCCGACTCAAGCTAGATTAAATTCGATTTTATCTTATGTCGGCAAAGCCTGTGCGGCAGGCTTTCCGGAAATTCAATTGGATTATATCCGGTATGCTGACGACCCGGAGATCAAGGTTTCGATCAAAAAGAAATATCAAAATATCGGATCGATTATCGGAAAGATTCGCAGCGAGGCTAACAAATGCGACGATTTGCCTTATCTTGGCGCGGATATATTTGGCAGAATTCCATTCAATAAAGATGATTTAATCGGCCAGAAAGTGGAAGTCTTTTCCCAATTAGTGGACGTATTGTATCCTATGCTATATCCTTCTCACTTTTACGGACAACCTGAGCGAATTTCCAATCCTTATAAAACCATTTACGACGGATTGACGAATGCAAAAAAACGAGCCTTGCCCGAAACGAGGGTCGTCGGTTACATACAAGGGTTTACGATGAAAATCGCTCATTCTAAAAAAACGTTAAAGGATTATGTTAAAGCTCAGATCGAAGCTAGCGTGGATAGTAAGAGCGACGGATTCGTCGTTTGGAATGCTTGGAGCGACTACAGGGAGACTTTCAAAGCGATTCGAGAATCCGTAAAAGATGGGAAACTGGATATTTCCGAATAA
- a CDS encoding enoyl-CoA hydratase/isomerase family protein: MALVESETVELSADSRIEILYLNNPETKNSMTREMGLEFKAHIDRLKKSPPRSVVITGKNGIFSAGGNFELLKSFAEKDFETNKKEMFEFYNLFLSVRDLEVPVICAANGHAVGAGLSITFACDIRIFATEGKYQFNFVKLGIHPGMGSSYLVRELFGTSLSNRLLFLAETLNGEECLKLGISYDSVPKDEVLKRATEIAISLSESAPLALSELKKNTYNREALNAALRLEAESQASNFLSKDFRETIKSLEEKRKPIFRGF, from the coding sequence ATGGCATTGGTAGAATCGGAAACGGTGGAATTATCCGCCGATTCTAGAATAGAAATTCTTTATCTCAATAATCCGGAAACGAAGAATTCGATGACCCGCGAAATGGGTCTTGAATTTAAAGCTCATATCGACAGATTGAAAAAAAGTCCGCCCCGGTCAGTAGTGATAACCGGGAAAAACGGAATTTTTTCGGCCGGTGGAAACTTCGAATTGCTAAAGTCGTTCGCGGAAAAGGATTTTGAAACGAATAAGAAAGAAATGTTCGAATTTTATAATCTTTTTCTATCCGTTCGCGATTTGGAAGTTCCGGTAATCTGTGCTGCTAATGGACATGCGGTGGGAGCAGGCCTTTCCATTACGTTTGCCTGTGATATCCGAATCTTTGCAACCGAAGGGAAATACCAATTTAATTTCGTGAAGTTGGGAATTCATCCGGGAATGGGTTCTAGTTATCTCGTAAGAGAATTATTCGGGACTTCCTTATCCAATCGACTTCTATTTCTAGCGGAAACTTTGAACGGCGAAGAATGTTTAAAATTGGGAATTTCGTACGATTCCGTTCCTAAGGACGAAGTGCTGAAACGCGCCACTGAGATCGCAATTTCATTAAGCGAAAGCGCCCCTCTAGCCTTATCCGAATTGAAGAAAAACACGTATAATCGGGAAGCCTTAAATGCAGCCTTGCGTTTGGAAGCGGAATCGCAGGCCAGTAATTTTCTCTCCAAGGATTTTAGAGAAACGATCAAATCTCTTGAAGAAAAAAGAAAACCGATTTTTAGAGGGTTCTAA
- a CDS encoding PilZ domain-containing protein, whose amino-acid sequence MAVGRSDSLQELITILETMFGETIIGSDINLVKHLFYSLKADQREFPFDYEGDKLSAVVEEIGEDTLIFLVPYVQSKGILRAKISFEILNILYQFEVVILHFWEDHVRIKIPSELQAAAFRQNLRVAVDDLFMNYVILYRSLTGGERELGKNLYVEQRFFHLMKEIKKDHPSLKLINLMATDYIFEVSRDYEIEFYGPGNDGGFLGRFVKEFNSTVYIPDCSLIINYIGEGKEEGLENFRAGYLQMIQSEGQAKADAFFRDMQKEEVRNFMISYVVTPVRLFNDVIGHIRVFSTAMDKFSIVLQQALYIQELGEILTYALTKVYIRQENYKTARAATKILDISMNGLLFEIEELRTFNYLKKHNIIKMFVPIAERDLVLRGEVVRFLEISEHRYQLGVNFFDSNPDDMVYLQDYIFSKKLKILSE is encoded by the coding sequence ATGGCTGTAGGTAGATCGGATAGTCTTCAAGAATTGATAACAATCCTAGAAACGATGTTCGGAGAAACGATCATCGGTTCAGACATCAATTTGGTTAAGCATCTATTTTATAGTTTGAAGGCCGATCAGCGCGAGTTTCCTTTCGACTACGAAGGGGATAAACTTAGCGCTGTAGTCGAAGAAATCGGAGAGGACACTTTAATTTTCCTCGTTCCTTACGTACAATCCAAAGGCATTTTGCGCGCTAAAATTAGTTTCGAAATTTTGAATATTCTTTATCAATTCGAAGTTGTAATCCTACATTTTTGGGAAGATCACGTTCGAATTAAAATTCCTTCCGAGTTGCAGGCCGCGGCTTTCAGACAGAATCTTCGGGTCGCCGTCGACGACTTATTTATGAACTACGTAATCCTCTACCGATCATTAACGGGAGGCGAACGGGAACTCGGCAAGAATCTTTACGTGGAGCAAAGATTCTTTCATTTAATGAAAGAAATCAAAAAAGATCATCCCAGTCTAAAGCTGATTAATCTGATGGCTACCGATTATATCTTCGAAGTTTCGCGCGACTATGAGATCGAGTTTTACGGTCCCGGTAACGACGGAGGTTTCTTGGGCAGGTTCGTTAAGGAATTCAATTCGACAGTTTACATACCGGACTGTTCCTTGATTATAAATTATATTGGAGAAGGGAAGGAAGAGGGCCTGGAAAATTTCCGAGCAGGATATCTTCAAATGATTCAATCCGAAGGGCAGGCAAAGGCGGACGCTTTCTTTCGGGACATGCAAAAGGAAGAAGTTCGTAACTTTATGATTTCATACGTAGTAACGCCTGTGAGACTCTTTAATGATGTCATCGGTCATATCCGAGTCTTTTCCACCGCTATGGATAAGTTCTCCATCGTACTTCAACAGGCTTTGTACATTCAGGAACTTGGCGAGATTTTGACCTATGCGTTGACGAAGGTTTACATTCGTCAGGAAAATTACAAGACGGCTAGGGCAGCCACGAAGATCCTCGACATAAGTATGAATGGCCTTCTTTTCGAAATTGAAGAACTTCGGACTTTTAATTACTTAAAAAAACATAATATTATTAAAATGTTCGTTCCTATCGCCGAAAGGGATCTAGTCCTTCGGGGAGAAGTCGTACGATTTTTGGAAATCTCGGAACATAGATATCAACTTGGTGTGAATTTTTTTGACTCCAACCCTGACGATATGGTTTATCTACAGGACTATATCTTTAGCAAAAAATTAAAAATTCTTTCAGAATAG